The following coding sequences lie in one Chionomys nivalis chromosome 8, mChiNiv1.1, whole genome shotgun sequence genomic window:
- the LOC130879897 gene encoding protein FAM24A-like: MDNYPPINPGPGMRKRFDYQTIILIVICAVILAALVVLIGVVLCLYSKVVKALDAAKIVKETDGAMSCIYPCKVSHENIIRAKPIPMESCRTLQCCDACSVYTDVGALPPCICSVSEGL; this comes from the exons ATGGACAATTACCCTCCTATCAACCCTGGACCAG GTATGCGGAAACGTTTTGACTACCAAACAATAATCCTGATCGTCATTTGTGCTGtgatcctggcagccttggttgTATTGATAGGAGTTGTCCTCTGTCTTTACTCCAAAGTAGTCAAGGCACTGGATGCAGCTAA AATTGTAAAAGAAACAGATGGTGCTATGAGCTGTATTTATCCGTGCAAGGTCAGCCATGAGAACATCATCCGGGCCAAACCCATCCCTATGGAGTCTTGTCGTACCCTCCAGTGCTGTGATGCCTGTAGTGTCTATACAGATGTTGGTGCCCTCCCACCTTGCATTTGTAGCGTAAGTGAAGGACTCTGA